Proteins encoded in a region of the Phoenix dactylifera cultivar Barhee BC4 chromosome 3, palm_55x_up_171113_PBpolish2nd_filt_p, whole genome shotgun sequence genome:
- the LOC103714390 gene encoding protein LURP-one-related 15-like, protein MATPSTAPLGSAVAVAVVGPQFCAPYPVDLTVTKKAISLTDGDFAVTDVNGTVVFKVKGTFLSIRDRRVLLDSAGNPLVSMQQKIMSAHRRWQVYRGDSSDSKDLLFSVRKSSLIQFKTALDVFLAANTSEQACDFKIKGSYFERSCTIYLGESNTIIAQMSRKYTVKNIVLGKDTFGVTVYPNVDHAFVVALIVILDEINRDRDGSD, encoded by the exons ATGGCGACGCCGAGCACAGCGCCGTTAGGCAGCgcggtggcggtggcggtggtGGGCCCGCAGTTTTGCGCGCCGTACCCGGTGGATCTCACCGTCACGAAGAAGGCCATCAGCCTGACGGACGGCGACTTCGCCGTCACGGACGTGAACGGAACGGTGGTGTTCAAGGTGAAGGGCACTTTTCTCAGCATCAGGGACCGCCGTGTCCTCCTCGACTCCGCCGGCAATCCCCTCGTCTCCATGCAACAAAAG ATAATGTCCGCGCACAGAAGATGGCAAGTCTATAGGGGAGACAGCTCCGACTCAAAAGATCTATTATTCAGCGTCAGGAAGTCATCACTCATCCAATTCAAAACAGCGCTCGATGTGTTCTTGGCTGCTAACACCAGTGAGCAAGCTTGTGACTTCAAGATCAAAGGAAGCTATTTTGAGAGGTCATGCACCATTTATCTTGGGGAGTCTAATACCATCATAGCTCAA ATGAGTCGCAAGTACACGGTTAAAAACATAGTTCTTGGGAAGGACACGTTTGGGGTGACCGTCTATCCCAATGTGGACCATGCCTTCGTCGTGGCTCTCATCGTGATTCTTGATGAGATTAATAGAGACAGAGATGGCTCAGATTGA